The nucleotide sequence ATTGGATTTAATTTAAACTCATTGGGTTGCACCAACTGTTGCTTTTAAAGGCACAGGTAGGTGCAGGTGTACTAAAGTTACTGTGGCCCTTAACCTAGAGACGTACACGTGTCTATGTATTTGATTTTTACTGGGACTTGGATTTTCTGCCCTTTCAATTCGGTGCCCTCTCCGTGCCCTCCTATTTgggtggtcacggttaagccacgtcaatattttatatttctatttttttttatcttattatttttataaaaaataatataaaatgttagcatgaattaaccgtgaccacacaaaacaggagggcacagaAAGAGCAccaaaatgggagggcagagaatctaaGTCCTTTTTACTGACCGAAAGGTTGGAGATCGAGAGTGAGTGTCGGTTTTGATGGTGTTCCACACGCCGCATCCTGTGGGTCCGCATGCTTGTGGTTGACAGGTTGTGAGTCAGATTTTACAAAGCAAAAGTTTACAAGTGGAAGATAAAAGCATGGAGTTGGATAAAGAGGGTGTTAAAGGTGATGCTCGCATGTGGTGAGTTCCACCATTCCATCATGTGGGTCACAATTTAGTATTGATTTTTTTACATATGAGGAGTCATTTGTATTTCTAGATTATGTCAAATGGTTAAGACTATAAATGAGCTCTTGCACTCGAATTTGAAGTTCTCGTATATTAGAGTAATTTAGTCTAGCTATTAGAACTTgtcaaaaacaaaagagaaatgaCTCTGCGAACCAATATTCATTTATGGTcattaggttttttattttcttaaataaattaaaagacgAAAATAAACATATGTGTGTGTAAGATGAGAAAAATGGTGTGTGAGAACTATTTCTCACATAAAAAACATGTCACAGTTTGATATCTTTGAAGAATTTTTCCCAGTTAACGAGTTATTTTTTTCCGCAAGTTAGAATATAATTTATATGtagagagaaatttttttttattattttttttattttttaacggAGCCAAATAGGCCTTTTAGAATATATAGTTGAATATACTAGGTTGAAGGTTTCATTTGATAAAAAATCATATACAGGAGGAATGCtagctattttttttatttaccttCTCATTTGCAGCTTTTTCGTTCATCTTTTGACATGTGGAATACACTTACATGTTAAACTAGAAAGTTAATGTTATGAAATTGTGCATTTTTACTTACATTCTCAAGTAGTAGTATTGCTCACCACCcaatttattattattgaataagtttaaattttgaaatttgtgacTACCCACTACGCAaatctcgaaatttaaactcataaaACGATAATAAATATAGTGGTGAGCATCATCATCGCTTGAGAGTGGTGGGCAAATATATTCCCTTTCTTTATTAGACATGAAGTGGAAGTTAATTCCATACATCCAATGACGCTCTATGAATCATGCAGCCAACCCTACTTAGTgggataaaatttcattgttagTGGTGTTGCTGTTGTTATTAGACATGAAGTGGAAATTAATTTCAAGAAATAATGTTCAAATTAATGACTAGGGAAATAAAGATTTCATGGGATTGATTTCTGTTCATACTCACGCGTCACGCCAGCAATCTGAAATTGATTGTTCCCTTGGTTGCATGTTTTTCATCATCAATCCCTCGTCTAATTGGACGAATCTCTCTTTTTGTTTTAAGATAATTAATCAAGTTCATCAGCAGCTGTTTGTTAAGCATGGTGGTAACACACTGATTGCTTCTTTTGGTTTTCCTCTTTAGGTTTGAAGTAACTTTTAATTTTGGTCAcgaggttttaatttttttttataggctTAAAGGTTAAAATGATCTCTGTGATTTTCTCTATCTTTGGCCAAATTGGTCTATGTGTTTACATCTATTAGCTAATTCAAGACAATCCATTAAAAGATCATTAAAATTGACATGTGTTAGGCACGTGAGAGGACAAAAGTGTAATTTACGTACACCCACTAAATAGATACGATGTATTCTATAGAAATTGACGCTTCGTTCAACTCACTTCAGTATTATGCAATTTAGGACATGTCAATTTCAATTGTCTTTTAACAGATTGTCTTGAATTGGCTAACAGATGTAAACATAAGGACCAATTTggccaaattgaaaacacaaTGACTAAATTGGTCgatacaataaaacacaaagacCATTTTGACGTTTAAGCATTTTTTATATTACACCCTGAAGTTAGTTTACACCATCTATCTATTTAAATGTTTAATACTCCattaaattgaaatttttttttcaacatgATGCAAAATGTATCTGACACGTTTATTCATATAAGAATTACATGCTTATTATgtcatcaatttaataaatgattaaacaatCAATCCtaccaaaaatataaattaatacaattttaataCATGCCGTAAAACGAgaaaaattgaaacttcatGGCTTTTTAAAAAAGCCCCCCCAAACCTCAAGGATGCAAAATGTAATTGGCCTCCCCAAAGTACATAAATCATGCATTCCtccaatttaaattttaaatgttgaCTATTCATAAGTAGATCCAGATGATTACCATGATCTTTCTTGTTTCCCCCAATTTGAATTGCTTAATCATTCTGTTTAATACCTTTGGCTTTTGGCTGGAAGTCAAAGTGCTTATGAAAAAAAGCCTTTTTGGTCAATGGATGCATGCGATGCTACTTACCTCAAGATTTTGGGTTTGTTACCTTCATGTTGATATGTCTAGCTCTTGAAGCAAAAGTGTTAAAAGTTAAGGCAGCAGGAAAATTATCACAcactcttcctcttcttccttttaattttcttttgttggaaatgAGTGCATGATAACTATTTTGAAGTGCAAATAGCAGCTCCTGCTCCCGACAATGAGTACGCACGTAGACTTCTTAAACGATGTCATACATAACAATATTGTACATTCATCACATAACACAATGGTTAACTTAGGAGAAGACTCTGAATACAATTGAATTGATAATGGAGGCATTTACCAGTAATCCTTGCAAGAGCATAAACCATTTTCAAAGTGGTGGAAGCGCTTGCGATCCCTGACAACAATCTTGCGTTTATAAATTTTCGAGATCAACTTTATCGAAGAGTGACAATCTTCACATATGCGTAGATTCTTAACAATTCGAAGCGTGGTTTGAGCGGCTGTACTGATTAAGCCAAAGGCAGTTGCAATCTTTTCGCTGTGATAACGTAAAgcactttgtttttcttcttcatccatGTTGAGCAACACTTGTGTGGTGTTAGGCCTATGACCTTCCAAGCTCAGTTTTTCGGAAATTTCCTCCAACATTGAATGGATTTCTCCGGCTCTAGGATGAGATTCGTCTTCCACCACAAACTCGTGAATTGCTCCATCAAGCTCAATCGAACTACCTCCCGGGTCTTTCCTAATGTCCATATCTTTCATCCGCAATCTCACCTTTGCTACTTCCTCCCAATTTCCCAGAGAAGCATACATGTTCGAGAGAGCAATGTAGGATCCACTATCACGAGGAGCCaagtccattaaaatctctGCCACACGTTTACCCATATCGATGTTCCCTTGCATCTTGCAAGCACCGAGTAGCGCCTTCCATGTAACATCATCTGGCTGAATTGGCATGTTCAGTATAAGCTCTTCGGTTTCTTCTAACAATCCGGCACGACCTAATAAATCAACCATACAACCATAATGCTCGATTCTAGGTTCTAAGCCGACTACATTAACCATATGGTTGAAGAATGATCTCCCCTTCTCCACCAAACCGGCATGGCTACAAGCACTCAAGATACCAATGTATGTTACATCACTAGGCACCACACCAGCTCGTTCCATCTTCGAAAAATAATCTAGTGCATCCTCAACACGACCGTGCATAGCAAGTCCACTAATTATGGCATTCCAAGTTATCACATTCCTTTTAGGCAGTTGCTCAAAAACTACGAGTGCCTTCTCAAAGCTCCCACACTTACTGTACATATCCACCAAAGCAGAACCAAGCACATCATCAATCCCGATTCCATTCTTGTTGGCATACAAATGTATCCACTTCCCTAGTTCAAGTGCACCAAGCCGTGATATCGCTGGCAAGACACTAACCAAAGTCACATAATTTGGACACACATTCCCAATCTGCATATCCCGGAACATTTCCACAGCCTCCTTAAAAAACCCGTTTTGCGCGTACCCGGATATCATCGCATTCCAGGACACCACACTTCTGTGAGGCATTTTATCAAACAGCTCCCTTGCAGCTCTAAAATCCCCAACTCTCACGTACCCATCAACAATCACATTCCACAAAACCACATTGCCCTCTTGCTTccttccattcaaaacaccAAAATCCCCAACACTCCTAGAAAACAACAAATTTGCATCCTCCATAACCTCACACATTACATACATCCTCACCAGATTGCTCACAACAAACCCATCACTTTCCAATCCAAACTTCACAGCCATGCCATGAACACACTTACCCACCTCAAGATTCCCCATTTTTGCACAGGCTTTCAGCACTGAAGGGAAGGTGAACTTATTGGGTCCCACAGAACCATCAGCAACCATttgagaaaagaagaagagggcATCGAGCGAGTGGTCGTTAACAGAGCTCTCTGCGAGAGCTCTGATGATTGTGTTCCAGGAAAAGTAATTGGGTTTCTCCATCTGGGTGAAAACAGAACGGGCGCATTGGATACTGCGGTGGGTCGAGAGGGCGTAGAAGCGGAGGATTTCGGCGGCGGCGAGGGGGTCGTGG is from Malus sylvestris chromosome 5, drMalSylv7.2, whole genome shotgun sequence and encodes:
- the LOC126624185 gene encoding pentatricopeptide repeat-containing protein At5g48910-like, which encodes MKILCYPNPTELRAQTLSPSPNIPSSAMTSTVCNPTTPPSSHPSSLFPQITSCKTIRDLRQVHAHFIKTRQIHDPLAAAEILRFYALSTHRSIQCARSVFTQMEKPNYFSWNTIIRALAESSVNDHSLDALFFFSQMVADGSVGPNKFTFPSVLKACAKMGNLEVGKCVHGMAVKFGLESDGFVVSNLVRMYVMCEVMEDANLLFSRSVGDFGVLNGRKQEGNVVLWNVIVDGYVRVGDFRAARELFDKMPHRSVVSWNAMISGYAQNGFFKEAVEMFRDMQIGNVCPNYVTLVSVLPAISRLGALELGKWIHLYANKNGIGIDDVLGSALVDMYSKCGSFEKALVVFEQLPKRNVITWNAIISGLAMHGRVEDALDYFSKMERAGVVPSDVTYIGILSACSHAGLVEKGRSFFNHMVNVVGLEPRIEHYGCMVDLLGRAGLLEETEELILNMPIQPDDVTWKALLGACKMQGNIDMGKRVAEILMDLAPRDSGSYIALSNMYASLGNWEEVAKVRLRMKDMDIRKDPGGSSIELDGAIHEFVVEDESHPRAGEIHSMLEEISEKLSLEGHRPNTTQVLLNMDEEEKQSALRYHSEKIATAFGLISTAAQTTLRIVKNLRICEDCHSSIKLISKIYKRKIVVRDRKRFHHFENGLCSCKDYW